The Eleutherodactylus coqui strain aEleCoq1 chromosome 6, aEleCoq1.hap1, whole genome shotgun sequence genome window below encodes:
- the LOC136631709 gene encoding uncharacterized protein translates to MHIDLARANHPAFPEPSSANHPAFPGSRSANHSGFPESRTANHPAFPRVQISKSPSFSQSPDQQITQLSQGPDQQITPLFPESRSPNNSAFQESRSAIHPVFSESRSANHPAFPGSRSANYSAFPESRLANHPAFPRVQISKSLSFPRVQIGESPSFPRVQISKLPSFPRVQISKSSSFPMAQTSKSPSFPRVQISKSPSFPRVQISKSPSFPRVQISKSPSFPRLQISESPSFPRVQISKSPSFPSIQISKFLSFPRV, encoded by the coding sequence ATGCATATAGACCTTGCAAGAGCAaatcatccagctttcccagagcccAGTTCAGCAaatcatccagctttcccagggtccaGATCAGCAAATCACTCAGGTTTCCCAGAGTCCAGAACAGCGAATCACCCAGCTTTTCCCAGAGTCCAGATCAGCAAATCACCCAGCTTTTCCCAGAGTCCAGATCAGcaaatcacccagctttcccagggtccaGATCAGCAAATCACCCCGCTTTTTCCAGAGTCCAGATCGCCAAATAACTCAGCTTTCCAAGAGTCCAGATCAGCAATTCACCCAGTTTTTTCAGAGTCCAGATCAGcaaatcacccagctttcccagggtctaGATCAGCAAattactcagctttcccagagtctAGATTAGCAAATCACCCAGCTTTTCCCAGAGTCCAGATCAGTaaatcactcagctttcccagggtccAGATCGGcgaatcacccagctttcccagggtacAGATCAGCAAATTACCGAGCTTTCCCAGGGTCCAGATCAGTAaatcatccagctttcccatggCCCAGACCAGcaaatcacccagctttcccagggtccaGATCAGcaaatcacccagctttcccagggtccaGATCAGcaaatcacccagctttcccagggtccaGATCAGcaaatcacccagctttcccaggctacAGATCAGcgaatcacccagctttcccagggtccaGATCAGcaaatcacccagctttcccagcatCCAGATCAGCAAATTtctcagctttcccagagtctAG
- the LOC136631710 gene encoding collagen, type I, alpha 1a-like: MSRWMPCSFEEPDSVECQPVNILQPCTVVATQLQVEQQTVAEGLLDGRLFVHGTLRLVVLEEVHSSRLAGHPGIRGTLNLCSHLYCWPQMPQDVKRFVRVCSVCSQTSGGSASAFTDIKQTVVAPFYGFYHGLTGIIRINEAIVRHSAGLSGHVGHSRKTARENGVTVQCAAPGENGVTVQCAAAGENGVTVQCAAAGENGVTVQCAAAGESGVTVQCAAAGENGVTVQCAAAGENGVTVQCAAAGENGVTVQWAAAGESGVTVQCAAAGESGVTVQCAAPGENGVTVQCAAAGENGVTVQCAAPRENGVTVQCAAPGESGVTVQCAAAGESGVTVQCAAAGENGVTVQCAAAGENGVTVQCAAAGENGVTVQCAAAGENGVTVQCAAAGESGVTVQCAAAGESGVTVQCAAAGESGVTVQCAAAGESGVTVQCAAAGESGVTVQCAAAGESGVTVQCAAAGESGVTVQCAAAGESGVTVQCAAAGESGVTVQCAAPGESGVTVQCAAAGENGVTVQCAAAGENGVTVQCAAAGENGVTVQCAAAGENGVTVRCAAAGENGVTVRCAAPGGNGVTVQCAAPGENGVTVQCAAPGENGVTVRCAAPGENGVTVQCAAAGENGVTVRCAAPGESGVTVRCAAAGESGVTVQCAAPGESGVTVQCAAAGENGVTVQCAAAGENGVTVQCAAAGENGVTVQCAAAGENGVTVQCAAAGENGVTVRCAAAGENGVTVRCAAPGENGVTVQCAAPGENGVTVQCAAPGENGVTVQCAAPGENGVTVQCAAPGENGVTVQCAAAGESGVTVQCTAAGENGVTVQCAAPGESGVTVQCTAAGENGVTVQCAAPGENGVTVQCAAPGESGVTVQCAAPGESGVTVQCAATGESGVTVQCAAPGETSEG; this comes from the exons ATGTCAAGGTGGATGCCCTGCAGTTTTGAGGAACCAGATTCTGTGGAGTGCCAACCGGTAAATATCTTACAACCTTGCACGGTAGTGGCAACTCAACTTCAAGTTGAACAACAGACAGTAGCGGAAGGTCTTCTGGACGGGAGGTTATTCGTTCACGGTACCTTGAGATTAGTGGTTTTGGAGGAAGTGCATTCGTCAAGATTAGCAGGGCACCCAGGCATTCGAGGAACCCTGAATTTATGTTCACATCTTTATTGTTGGCCGCAAATGCCACAGGATGTGAAGAGGTTTGTTAGGGTCTGTTCAGTTTGTTCGCAGACGTCCGGAGGATCCGCTTCTGCCTTTACTGATATTAAACAAACCGTGGTCGCACCTTTTTATGGATTTTATCACGGACTTACCGGAATCATTAG AATTAATGAAGCGATTGTGAGGCATTCTGCGGGCTTGTCCGGGCACGTGGGGCATAGC CGCAAGACCGCCAGAGAGAACGGAGTTACCGTCCAGTGCGCGGCGCCCGGAGAGAACGGAGTTACCGTCCAGTGCGCGGCGGCCGGAGAGAACGGAGTTACCGTCCAGTGCGCGGCGGCCGGAGAGAACGGAGTTACCGTCCAGTGCGCGGCGGCCGGAGAGAGCGGAGTTACCGTCCAGTGCGCGGCGGCCGGAGAGAACGGAGTTACCGTCCAGTGCGCGGCGGCCGGAGAGAACGGAGTTACCGTCCAGTGCGCGGCGGCCGGAGAGAACGGAGTTACCGTCCAGTGGGCGGCGGCCGGAGAGAGCGGAGTTACCGTCCAGTGCGCGGCGGCCGGAGAGAGCGGAGTTACCGTCCAGTGCGCGGCGCCCGGAGAGAACGGAGTTACCGTCCAGTGCGCGGCGGCCGGAGAGAACGGAGTTACCGTCCAGTGCGCGGCGCCCAGAGAGAACGGAGTTACCGTCCAGTGCGCGGCGCCCGGAGAGAGCGGAGTTACCGTCCAGTGCGCGGCGGCCGGAGAGAGCGGAGTTACCGTCCAGTGCGCGGCGGCCGGAGAGAACGGAGTTACCGTCCAGTGCGCGGCGGCCGGAGAGAACGGAGTTACCGTCCAGTGCGCGGCGGCCGGAGAGAACGGAGTTACCGTCCAGTGCGCGGCGGCCGGAGAGAACGGAGTTACCGTCCAGTGCGCGGCGGCCGGAGAGAGCGGAGTTACCGTCCAGTGCGCGGCGGCCGGAGAGAGCGGAGTTACCGTCCAGTGCGCGGCGGCCGGAGAGAGCGGAGTTACCGTCCAGTGCGCGGCGGCCGGAGAGAGCGGAGTTACCGTCCAGTGCGCGGCGGCCGGAGAGAGCGGAGTTACCGTCCAGTGCGCGGCGGCCGGAGAGAGCGGAGTTACCGTCCAGTGCGCGGCGGCCGGAGAGAGCGGAGTTACCGTCCAGTGCGCGGCGGCCGGAGAGAGCGGAGTTACCGTCCAGTGCGCGGCGGCCGGAGAGAGCGGAGTTACCGTCCAGTGCGCGGCGCCCGGAGAGAGCGGAGTTACCGTCCAGTGCGCGGCGGCCGGAGAGAACGGAGTTACCGTCCAGTGCGCGGCGGCCGGAGAGAACGGAGTTACCGTCCAGTGCGCGGCGGCCGGAGAGAACGGAGTTACCGTCCAGTGCGCGGCGGCCGGAGAGAACGGAGTTACCGTCCGGTGCGCGGCGGCCGGAGAGAACGGAGTTACCGTCCGGTGCGCGGCGCCCGGAGGGAACGGAGTTACCGTCCAGTGCGCGGCGCCCGGAGAGAACGGAGTTACCGTCCAGTGCGCGGCGCCCGGAGAGAACGGAGTTACCGTCCGGTGCGCGGCGCCCGGAGAGAACGGAGTTACCGTCCAGTGCGCGGCGGCCGGAGAGAACGGAGTTACCGTCCGGTGCGCGGCGCCCGGAGAGAGCGGAGTTACCGTCCGGTGCGCGGCGGCCGGAGAGAGCGGAGTTACCGTCCAGTGCGCGGCGCCCGGAGAGAGCGGAGTTACCGTCCAGTGCGCGGCGGCCGGAGAGAACGGAGTTACCGTCCAGTGCGCGGCGGCCGGAGAGAACGGAGTTACCGTCCAGTGCGCGGCGGCCGGAGAGAACGGAGTTACCGTCCAGTGCGCGGCGGCCGGAGAGAACGGAGTTACCGTCCAGTGCGCGGCGGCCGGAGAGAACGGAGTTACCGTCCGGTGCGCGGCGGCCGGAGAGAACGGAGTTACCGTCCGGTGCGCGGCGCCCGGAGAGAACGGAGTTACCGTCCAGTGCGCGGCGCCCGGAGAGAACGGAGTTACCGTCCAGTGCGCGGCGCCCGGAGAGAACGGAGTTACCGTCCAGTGCGCGGCGCCCGGAGAGAACGGAGTTACCGTCCAGTGCGCGGCGCCCGGAGAGAACGGAGTTACCGTCCAGTGCGCGGCGGCCGGAGAGAGCGGAGTTACCGTCCAGTGCACGGCGGCCGGAGAGAACGGAGTTACCGTCCAGTGCGCGGCGCCCGGAGAGAGCGGAGTTACCGTCCAGTGCACGGCGGCCGGAGAGAACGGAGTTACCGTCCAGTGCGCGGCGCCCGGAGAGAACGGAGTTACCGTCCAGTGCGCGGCGCCCGGAGAGAGCGGAGTTACCGTCCAGTGCGCGGCGCCCGGAGAGAGCGGAGTTACCGTCCAGTGCGCGGCGACCGGAGAGAGCGGAGTTACCGTCCAGTGCGCGGCGCCCGGAGAGACGTCCGAGGGGTAA